One genomic region from Candidatus Deferrimicrobiaceae bacterium encodes:
- a CDS encoding tetratricopeptide repeat protein: MKARILAATLAAAFLFAHDAGAFHRNAKGVAERLQGRAYSEFLSGYLHYREGNLDAALESYRKALRYQQDEPEILYEIANVLVKKGQLSEGKEYLEKALAVDPKHARSRYLLAGILAATGDKEKAISLYSQAISDDPDNEEAYLHLSTLYAEKGELDRAKEYLTALIGRSPRSFLAFYYRGRLEAARREFDAALSDFDKSLSIHPSFDAALIDSGGILELMGRHEEAEERYKQALSLNPENPFIRERLGRVLILEKKIDQAVDQYEELKKFAQGNLDVRVKLGLLYLDRDRNDDAINEFLFVLAAQPENSQVRFFLGTAYEEKGMFPESEKEFRAIPESSPVYRDAMLHIAMSLGRRKRIEEAIEVTRSLRKKFPEDVPLMIFLGTQLEEAKRYPEALGVLTEAVEKEPNNASARFSLGVIHDKMGDLDKVIASMEKAIELDPEHATAMNYLGYTYADRNMRLPEAESLIRRALEIRPNDGYFIDSLAWVYYRKGEFARAETEIRRALSFIPDDPVILEHTGDILSEEGKKEEAAVYYEKAISRGHEKPEEIRNKLTQIRKAGSAAK, encoded by the coding sequence ATGAAAGCGAGAATCCTGGCGGCTACCCTGGCGGCCGCGTTTTTGTTCGCCCATGATGCCGGGGCATTCCACAGAAACGCCAAGGGGGTCGCCGAGCGCCTCCAGGGTCGTGCGTATTCCGAGTTCCTCTCCGGGTATCTCCACTATCGGGAAGGGAACCTCGACGCCGCCCTGGAATCGTACCGCAAGGCGCTCCGGTACCAGCAGGACGAGCCGGAGATCCTCTACGAGATCGCGAACGTTCTCGTGAAAAAGGGGCAGCTCTCCGAGGGGAAGGAATACCTGGAGAAGGCCCTGGCCGTCGACCCGAAGCACGCCCGCTCCCGCTATCTCCTGGCGGGGATCCTGGCCGCGACCGGGGACAAGGAAAAGGCGATATCCCTTTACTCCCAGGCGATTTCCGACGACCCGGACAACGAGGAGGCATACCTCCACCTCTCCACGCTCTACGCCGAGAAAGGGGAGCTCGACCGGGCCAAGGAGTACCTCACCGCCCTGATCGGGAGGAGCCCCCGCTCGTTTCTTGCCTTCTATTACCGGGGGAGGCTCGAAGCCGCCCGGAGGGAGTTCGACGCCGCGCTCTCCGACTTCGACAAGTCCCTCTCGATCCACCCGTCGTTCGACGCCGCGCTCATCGATTCGGGGGGCATCCTCGAACTGATGGGGCGCCACGAGGAGGCGGAGGAGAGGTACAAGCAGGCGCTTTCGCTCAACCCGGAGAACCCGTTCATCCGGGAGCGTCTCGGCCGGGTCCTCATCCTGGAAAAGAAGATCGACCAGGCGGTCGACCAGTACGAGGAACTGAAGAAATTCGCCCAGGGGAACCTGGACGTCCGGGTGAAACTCGGACTTCTCTATCTGGACCGGGACCGGAATGACGATGCGATCAACGAGTTCCTGTTCGTGCTCGCGGCCCAGCCGGAGAACAGCCAGGTGCGGTTCTTTCTCGGGACCGCCTATGAAGAAAAGGGGATGTTCCCGGAGAGCGAGAAGGAATTCCGCGCGATCCCGGAGTCTTCTCCCGTCTACCGGGACGCGATGCTCCACATCGCGATGTCCCTCGGCCGCCGGAAGCGGATCGAGGAAGCGATCGAAGTGACCCGGAGCCTGCGGAAGAAGTTTCCGGAGGATGTCCCGCTGATGATCTTCCTGGGGACGCAGCTGGAGGAGGCGAAGCGGTACCCGGAGGCCCTCGGGGTCCTCACGGAAGCGGTGGAGAAGGAGCCGAACAACGCCTCGGCAAGGTTTTCCCTCGGGGTGATCCACGACAAGATGGGGGATCTGGACAAGGTCATTGCGAGCATGGAGAAGGCGATCGAGCTCGATCCGGAGCACGCGACGGCCATGAACTATCTCGGGTACACCTATGCGGACCGGAACATGCGTCTGCCGGAGGCGGAATCCCTGATCCGCCGGGCCCTGGAGATCCGGCCGAACGACGGCTACTTCATCGACAGCCTCGCCTGGGTCTACTACCGAAAGGGGGAGTTCGCCCGCGCCGAGACCGAAATCCGCCGCGCGCTCTCGTTCATCCCCGACGACCCCGTCATCCTCGAGCACACGGGGGACATCCTGTCCGAGGAGGGGAAGAAGGAAGAAGCCGCGGTCTATTACGAGAAAGCGATTTCCCGCGGGCACGAGAAGCCCGAGGAGATCCGGAACAAGCTGACCCAGATCCGGAAAGCGGGCTCCGCGGCCAAGTGA
- a CDS encoding ABC transporter permease produces the protein MLRYIAHRLLLTVPLLIGISLISFLVIHAAPGGPVEMATDLNPKVTAEARERLKTYYGLDQPLHVQYVRWLGRMATLDFGQSFSRDGKQVSEKIGERIPVTLAINVLSMLLIFLVAIPLGIYSAVRKDSWFDRISTVVVFTGFAVPTFWLALLLMILFGVKLGWLPISGLVSLEYDSLGLAGKIWDRTSHLLLPVFVSAFGGLAGFSRYMRSNMLEVIRQDYIATARAKGLPERKVVFRHAMRNALLPFITILGLSVPGLLGGSVIFESIFAIPGLGQLFYQSVMSRDYPLIMGALVIGAFLTLIGNLLADVGYALADPRIRTE, from the coding sequence ATGCTCCGGTATATCGCCCACCGCCTGCTGCTCACGGTTCCGCTCCTGATCGGGATCAGCCTCATTTCCTTCCTCGTCATCCACGCTGCTCCCGGCGGGCCGGTGGAGATGGCCACGGACCTGAACCCCAAGGTCACGGCGGAGGCGAGGGAGAGGCTGAAAACCTATTACGGCCTGGACCAGCCGCTCCACGTCCAGTACGTCCGGTGGCTCGGTCGCATGGCCACCCTCGATTTCGGGCAGAGCTTCTCCCGCGACGGGAAGCAGGTCTCCGAGAAGATCGGGGAGCGGATCCCCGTGACGCTGGCGATCAACGTCCTGTCGATGCTTCTCATCTTCCTGGTCGCGATCCCCCTGGGCATCTATTCCGCGGTCCGGAAGGATTCGTGGTTCGACCGGATTTCCACCGTGGTGGTGTTCACGGGATTTGCCGTGCCCACGTTCTGGCTCGCCCTGCTGCTCATGATCCTGTTCGGCGTGAAGCTGGGGTGGCTCCCCATCTCGGGACTCGTCTCGCTGGAGTACGATTCCCTGGGGCTGGCGGGGAAGATCTGGGACCGGACGAGCCACCTCCTCCTCCCGGTGTTCGTGTCGGCCTTCGGGGGACTAGCCGGGTTCTCCCGCTACATGCGGTCGAACATGCTGGAGGTGATCCGGCAGGACTACATCGCGACCGCCCGGGCGAAGGGGCTCCCCGAGCGGAAAGTCGTGTTCCGCCACGCGATGCGCAACGCGCTCCTTCCCTTCATCACCATCTTGGGTCTTTCCGTGCCGGGCCTCCTCGGCGGCTCGGTCATCTTCGAGTCGATCTTCGCGATCCCCGGCCTCGGGCAGCTCTTCTACCAGAGCGTGATGTCCCGCGACTACCCGCTGATCATGGGGGCGCTGGTGATCGGGGCGTTCCTGACCCTGATCGGGAATCTGCTGGCCGACGTCGGGTACGCGCTGGCGGATCCCCGGATCCGCACGGAATAG
- a CDS encoding peptide-binding protein, translating into MKIARILVAVLAVVLAAACAKEKKDAGGTGAAGSDAPAYGDAIVEGSIGDVSGFLTAVTSDSASHTAANYVFNGLVRYDKNLKLEGELAESWEVSPDGKRITFHLRKGVTWHDGKPFTSEDVLFTYRRMIAPNTPTAYAEDFKQVKRAEAPDPYTVVVEYGKPFAPALASWGMHVLPKHLLAEYPDISRSPLNKKPVGTGPFRFVEWKTGEKTVFETNPDYFEGRPYLSRVITRVIPDPATMFLELKSGGIDMMGVTPLQYTRQTETEEFRKSFHKYRYLSFGYTYLGFRLSHPLFSDKRVRQAIAHSIHKKEIIDGVLFGLGQEATGPYKPGTWVHNPDVKRYPFDPEKAKALLAEAGWKAGDGVLEKGGRAFSFTVLTNAGNESRAKTAAIIQQNLAAVGIKMEIRTLEWAAFINEFVDKRKFDAVILGWSISQDPDQYDIWSSKKTGPKELNFVGFQDAEVDRLLEEGRRTFEAEGRKKAYFRIQEILAEEQPYVFLYYPDALPVVHKRIHGIEPAPAGISYNFIQWYVPKSQQRYTTFQ; encoded by the coding sequence TTGAAGATCGCCCGGATTCTCGTTGCCGTGCTCGCCGTCGTCCTGGCGGCGGCGTGCGCGAAGGAAAAAAAGGACGCCGGGGGCACGGGAGCGGCCGGTTCGGACGCCCCCGCCTACGGCGACGCCATCGTCGAAGGGAGCATCGGGGACGTGAGTGGGTTCCTCACGGCCGTCACCTCCGACTCCGCCTCCCACACCGCGGCGAACTACGTCTTCAATGGCCTCGTCCGGTACGACAAGAACCTGAAGCTCGAGGGGGAGCTGGCCGAGTCCTGGGAGGTCTCTCCCGACGGGAAGAGGATCACCTTCCACCTCCGGAAAGGGGTGACGTGGCACGACGGAAAGCCGTTCACGTCGGAGGACGTTCTTTTCACCTACCGGAGGATGATCGCCCCGAACACGCCGACCGCCTACGCGGAGGACTTCAAGCAGGTGAAGCGGGCCGAAGCCCCCGACCCGTATACGGTCGTCGTCGAGTACGGCAAGCCGTTCGCCCCCGCGCTCGCCTCCTGGGGGATGCACGTCCTTCCGAAGCACCTGCTCGCGGAATACCCCGACATCTCCCGCAGTCCCTTGAACAAGAAGCCCGTGGGGACCGGGCCGTTCCGGTTCGTGGAGTGGAAGACCGGGGAGAAGACGGTCTTCGAGACGAACCCGGACTACTTCGAGGGTCGGCCGTACCTTTCCCGCGTCATCACGCGCGTCATCCCGGACCCGGCCACCATGTTCCTGGAGCTCAAATCCGGCGGGATCGACATGATGGGGGTTACCCCCCTCCAGTACACGAGGCAGACGGAGACGGAGGAATTCCGGAAATCGTTCCACAAGTACCGGTACCTCTCCTTCGGGTACACCTATCTGGGGTTCCGGCTCTCCCACCCCCTCTTCTCGGACAAACGGGTCCGGCAGGCCATCGCCCACTCGATCCACAAGAAGGAGATCATCGACGGCGTTCTGTTCGGGCTCGGGCAGGAGGCCACCGGGCCGTACAAGCCGGGGACGTGGGTGCACAACCCCGACGTGAAGAGGTACCCTTTCGACCCGGAAAAGGCGAAGGCGCTCCTGGCCGAAGCGGGGTGGAAGGCGGGGGACGGCGTCCTCGAGAAGGGGGGGAGGGCGTTTTCCTTCACGGTCCTCACCAACGCGGGGAACGAGAGCCGGGCGAAGACGGCCGCGATCATCCAGCAGAACCTGGCCGCCGTCGGGATCAAGATGGAGATCCGGACGCTGGAGTGGGCCGCCTTCATCAACGAGTTCGTCGACAAGCGGAAGTTCGATGCGGTGATCCTCGGCTGGAGCATCTCCCAGGACCCCGACCAGTACGACATCTGGAGCTCGAAGAAGACCGGCCCCAAGGAGCTCAATTTCGTGGGGTTCCAGGACGCGGAAGTGGACCGGCTCCTCGAGGAGGGGCGGCGCACCTTCGAAGCCGAGGGGAGGAAGAAGGCCTATTTTCGCATCCAGGAGATCCTGGCGGAGGAGCAGCCCTACGTCTTCCTCTATTACCCGGACGCGCTTCCGGTCGTGCACAAGCGGATCCACGGGATCGAGCCGGCGCCGGCGGGGATCTCCTACAACTTCATCCAGTGGTACGTTCCCAAGTCCCAGCAGAGGTACACCACCTTCCAATAA